A section of the Verrucomicrobium sp. GAS474 genome encodes:
- a CDS encoding fatty acid desaturase, which yields MPTQSLHNRAQGHPIEVPKIRVGKELILATKPFARDQAVRSWWVVLSTLALWIGATAGALGLFDVGLGLGLAIQAGCSVLCGLFILRLFVIYHDQQHHAILPRSKAAALLMRIVGILLLSPSSIWKSSHDHHHKHNSKMRGSQIGSFPIMTKAHFQKASKKTQRLYLFMRHPVTILFGYLFVFLIGMCLRPFQNKPRENSDCLIALLVHVGIGAGWVLGFGWGAWLCAQVIPHFIAYAIGTYLFYAQHNFPGVSFFDKDGWTYEKAALESSSYMKTGLVMAWFTANIGYHHIHHLNARVPFYRLPEVWRKIPELQEAKVTSLSPGDIFRCLRLKVWDVETQQMVAL from the coding sequence ATGCCCACCCAATCCCTTCACAATCGCGCGCAAGGGCATCCGATTGAAGTCCCCAAGATCCGCGTCGGCAAGGAACTGATCCTCGCGACGAAACCGTTCGCCCGCGACCAGGCCGTGCGGAGTTGGTGGGTCGTTCTTTCCACCTTGGCGCTCTGGATCGGGGCGACCGCCGGGGCGCTCGGCCTGTTTGACGTCGGCCTCGGTTTGGGCTTGGCGATCCAGGCGGGGTGCAGCGTGCTGTGCGGCTTGTTCATCCTCCGCCTCTTCGTCATTTACCACGATCAGCAGCACCACGCGATCCTCCCCCGCTCGAAGGCGGCGGCGCTCCTGATGCGGATCGTCGGCATCCTCCTCCTCAGCCCGAGCAGCATCTGGAAGAGCTCCCACGACCACCACCACAAGCACAACTCGAAGATGCGCGGTTCCCAGATCGGCTCGTTCCCGATCATGACGAAGGCCCACTTCCAGAAGGCGTCGAAGAAGACGCAGCGCCTCTATCTCTTCATGCGCCATCCGGTGACGATCCTCTTCGGCTATCTCTTCGTCTTCCTGATCGGCATGTGCCTCCGCCCCTTCCAGAACAAGCCCCGGGAAAACAGCGACTGCCTGATCGCCCTCCTCGTCCACGTCGGGATCGGCGCGGGCTGGGTCCTCGGCTTCGGCTGGGGGGCGTGGCTCTGCGCCCAGGTCATCCCCCACTTCATCGCCTACGCCATCGGGACCTACCTCTTCTACGCGCAGCACAACTTCCCCGGCGTCTCATTCTTCGACAAGGACGGCTGGACCTACGAGAAGGCCGCCCTCGAATCGTCGAGCTACATGAAGACCGGCCTGGTGATGGCCTGGTTCACCGCGAACATCGGCTACCACCACATCCACCATCTCAACGCCCGGGTCCCCTTCTACCGCCTCCCCGAGGTCTGGCGGAAGATCCCCGAACTCCAGGAGGCGAAGGTCACCTCGCTGAGCCCGGGCGACATCTTCCGCTGCCTTCGCCTGAAGGTCTGGGACGTCGAGACGCAGCAGATGGTCGCCCTTTGA
- a CDS encoding alpha-L-rhamnosidase: MRIALISPPFRASLGYSVAEPWKTVSQWPASWVLPPEGREWEKPWVAAFRCAFTAEPAKRGGRRRERIHVTADERYELYLDGKWIGRGAERGDRGRWHYESYALDLAPGDHCLVACVWALGRFAPWAQVSIAPGFFCCPESEALIPRLATGLGPWEILPLRDRVFESMDEAAGTAMGAGPSERIDTRLTPWGWEEGKGTGWASVRLGEGGYHGERPQSTTPTHWLRPASLPPQRSRPWKRFRIFRAESIAPGDGLALLKEGKPVTLPARTRAVLLVDLDDYLCAYPELRWSGGAGSRISLGWAEALRDPETGEKRRAAVPLDSRFVGPADEVIADGGAGRRWRPLWWRCGCYVELRVEVGGEPLTLEGMTFFETGYPLRVESRWTTPDPELARLFAVNRRTLEACLHETYTDCPYYEQMMYVGDTRLQCLLTYALGREERPQRKALELFDASRANPTGLVTASYPSGGGQLIPPFALWWIAMVHDFARWRGHPDYIAARLPGVRAVLDLFRREAGVEGDGEGLVRGLAGWNFYDSEYRPGGIPKGCVPGGSSAVLQAHWILVLGMAVELEEYAGEPELAARYRRWRRAAVTALWKTFWDEERGLLADDAAHTAWSEQAQCLALLAGIFDGHARKKARVWKGLEEGTDLVRSSCYFAHYYLEACLDAGRADLFAARLETWREGLRAGFRTTPENFGTTRSDCHAWSAHPLYHYLTGVLGIRPGAGKFGFETVVIAPQLGSLPEASGELAHPLGPISVRITRRKGGFRAEIVLPNGLKGLFRAKGVEKPLRAGKQHLVW, from the coding sequence ATGCGTATCGCGCTGATTTCCCCGCCGTTCCGAGCAAGCCTTGGTTATTCGGTCGCCGAACCGTGGAAGACGGTTTCCCAGTGGCCCGCCTCGTGGGTGCTCCCGCCGGAGGGGAGGGAGTGGGAGAAGCCGTGGGTGGCGGCCTTCCGGTGCGCCTTCACCGCGGAGCCCGCGAAACGGGGGGGACGCCGCCGCGAGCGGATCCACGTGACCGCCGACGAGCGCTACGAACTCTACCTCGACGGGAAATGGATCGGCCGCGGCGCGGAGCGCGGGGACCGGGGGCGGTGGCACTACGAGTCATACGCCCTTGATCTCGCGCCGGGGGACCATTGCCTCGTCGCCTGCGTCTGGGCGTTGGGCCGGTTCGCGCCGTGGGCCCAGGTCTCGATCGCCCCCGGCTTCTTCTGCTGCCCCGAAAGCGAGGCGCTGATCCCCCGTTTGGCGACCGGCCTCGGGCCGTGGGAGATCCTTCCTTTGCGGGACCGCGTCTTCGAGAGCATGGACGAGGCGGCGGGAACGGCCATGGGCGCGGGGCCGAGCGAGCGGATCGATACCCGCCTCACTCCCTGGGGCTGGGAGGAGGGGAAGGGGACGGGATGGGCTTCGGTCCGCCTCGGCGAGGGCGGCTATCACGGAGAGCGCCCCCAATCGACGACGCCGACCCATTGGCTCCGTCCCGCTTCGCTTCCCCCACAGCGGAGCCGCCCCTGGAAGCGATTCCGGATCTTCCGCGCGGAATCGATCGCGCCCGGCGACGGCCTCGCGCTGTTGAAAGAGGGAAAACCGGTGACACTCCCCGCCCGGACGAGGGCCGTCCTCCTCGTCGACCTGGACGATTATCTCTGCGCCTATCCCGAGCTCCGCTGGAGCGGCGGCGCGGGGAGCCGGATCTCCCTCGGCTGGGCCGAGGCCCTGCGCGATCCCGAGACGGGGGAGAAGCGGCGGGCGGCGGTGCCGCTCGACAGCCGCTTCGTCGGCCCCGCCGACGAGGTGATCGCCGACGGCGGCGCGGGACGCCGGTGGCGGCCCCTGTGGTGGCGCTGCGGCTGCTACGTCGAGCTGCGGGTCGAGGTCGGCGGGGAGCCGTTGACGCTCGAGGGCATGACGTTTTTCGAGACCGGCTATCCGCTGCGGGTCGAGAGCCGCTGGACGACGCCCGATCCCGAGCTGGCCCGCCTCTTCGCCGTCAACCGGCGGACGCTGGAGGCGTGCCTCCACGAGACCTACACCGATTGCCCCTACTACGAGCAGATGATGTACGTCGGCGACACCCGGCTCCAGTGCCTCCTCACCTATGCGCTGGGCCGGGAGGAACGGCCCCAGCGGAAGGCGCTCGAGCTCTTCGACGCCTCCCGGGCGAACCCGACCGGCCTCGTCACGGCCTCCTACCCCAGCGGGGGCGGCCAGCTCATCCCCCCCTTCGCGCTCTGGTGGATCGCCATGGTCCACGACTTCGCCCGGTGGCGGGGACATCCCGATTACATCGCGGCGCGGCTCCCGGGCGTCCGCGCCGTCCTCGATCTCTTCCGCCGGGAGGCCGGCGTCGAGGGGGACGGAGAAGGGCTCGTGAGGGGCCTCGCCGGTTGGAATTTCTACGACTCGGAATATCGCCCGGGCGGGATCCCGAAGGGGTGTGTCCCCGGAGGCTCCTCCGCCGTCCTCCAGGCCCACTGGATTCTGGTGCTCGGGATGGCCGTCGAGCTGGAGGAGTACGCCGGGGAGCCCGAGTTGGCGGCCCGGTACCGGCGGTGGCGCCGGGCGGCGGTGACGGCCCTGTGGAAGACCTTCTGGGACGAGGAGCGGGGCCTCCTCGCCGACGATGCCGCCCATACGGCGTGGTCGGAGCAGGCGCAATGCCTCGCCCTGCTCGCCGGAATCTTCGACGGCCACGCGCGCAAAAAGGCCCGCGTCTGGAAGGGGCTGGAGGAGGGGACCGATCTCGTCCGGTCGAGTTGCTACTTCGCCCATTACTATCTCGAAGCCTGCCTCGACGCGGGCCGGGCCGATCTCTTCGCCGCCCGTCTGGAGACATGGCGGGAGGGACTCCGCGCCGGGTTCCGGACGACGCCGGAGAACTTCGGCACCACCCGTTCCGATTGCCATGCGTGGAGCGCCCATCCGCTCTACCACTACCTTACCGGCGTCCTCGGCATCCGGCCGGGAGCGGGGAAATTCGGCTTCGAGACGGTCGTGATCGCCCCGCAACTCGGCTCCCTGCCCGAGGCCTCGGGCGAACTGGCCCACCCCCTCGGCCCGATCTCGGTCCGGATCACCCGCCGAAAAGGAGGTTTTAGGGCCGAAATCGTCCTTCCAAACGGTTTAAAGGGCCTTTTCCGGGCAAAAGGGGTCGAAAAACCGCTCCGGGCCGGAAAACAGCACCTCGTGTGGTAG
- the lpxD gene encoding UDP-3-O-(3-hydroxymyristoyl)glucosamine N-acyltransferase has protein sequence MSYTVSQIAKELSGEVVGDGDLVLAGIAPADSAKGGDLTFADQESYLAAALAGEASAILVPAALAPGTEGRGKTLIRVKDARIAVARALALFFPPPAYPPGVAPGVFFDTTSEIDPSAHVGPHCVIGAGVRIGARAVLMGGNHIGAGSRIGDDTVLHPNVVVYPGSRIGNRVAIHAGTAIGSDGYGYVLDQGKHRKVPQIGTIVIEDDVEIGANAALDRGALGATVIGQGTKIDNLVHLAHNVVVGKHCLLLGQVGIAGSTKMGDYVVIASQSGISGHLKIGNQALVGAKSGVMRDIPDGGRVLGHPAVSDIQAKRQWVATAQLPETVRRVKALEKRVGEGDSPAGE, from the coding sequence ATGAGCTACACCGTCTCCCAGATCGCGAAGGAACTCAGCGGGGAGGTCGTCGGAGACGGGGACCTCGTCCTCGCCGGCATCGCCCCCGCCGACAGCGCGAAGGGGGGCGATCTCACCTTCGCCGACCAGGAAAGCTACCTCGCCGCCGCCCTTGCCGGTGAGGCCTCGGCGATCCTCGTTCCCGCCGCGCTCGCGCCCGGGACCGAAGGGAGGGGAAAGACCCTCATCCGGGTCAAGGACGCCCGGATCGCCGTCGCCCGGGCCCTCGCGCTCTTCTTCCCCCCGCCCGCCTATCCTCCGGGCGTCGCCCCCGGCGTCTTCTTCGACACCACCTCGGAGATCGATCCGAGCGCCCACGTCGGCCCCCATTGCGTCATCGGCGCCGGGGTCCGCATCGGCGCGCGGGCCGTCCTGATGGGCGGCAACCACATCGGGGCGGGGAGCCGGATCGGCGACGATACGGTCCTTCATCCCAACGTCGTCGTCTATCCCGGCTCGCGCATCGGGAACCGCGTCGCCATCCATGCAGGAACGGCGATCGGCTCCGACGGCTACGGCTACGTCCTCGACCAGGGGAAGCACCGCAAGGTCCCGCAGATCGGGACCATCGTGATCGAGGACGACGTCGAGATCGGGGCGAACGCCGCCCTCGACCGGGGGGCGCTCGGCGCCACCGTCATCGGCCAGGGGACCAAGATCGACAACCTCGTCCACCTCGCCCACAACGTCGTCGTCGGGAAGCATTGCCTCCTCCTCGGCCAGGTCGGCATCGCCGGGAGCACGAAGATGGGGGACTACGTCGTCATCGCCTCGCAGTCGGGGATCTCGGGCCACCTGAAGATCGGCAACCAGGCGCTCGTCGGCGCGAAGTCGGGCGTCATGCGGGACATTCCGGACGGGGGGCGGGTCCTCGGCCATCCGGCGGTCAGCGATATCCAGGCGAAACGGCAGTGGGTCGCGACGGCGCAGCTTCCGGAGACGGTGCGGCGGGTGAAGGCGTTGGAGAAGAGGGTGGGGGAGGGGGATTCCCCGGCTGGGGAGTAG
- a CDS encoding DUF4142 domain-containing protein, with protein MQNILYFYNGARLGKVAFALLLSTVFSIFGTATAICQTSSNNPASAAQSTSLSKADISFLKEAYQGGLYEVEVGKYAAANGKASVVRDFGQQMATDHTALNDKLAAVASKNGVTLDTEPTALTTTKIKTATVLSGTPFDKTYARMAVHDHKSDIKAFEKIAAETSNPELKAAVKDALPTLRHHLMMAKSAKATLAAS; from the coding sequence ATGCAGAACATCCTCTACTTCTACAACGGCGCTCGCCTCGGGAAGGTCGCTTTCGCCCTTCTCCTGTCGACGGTTTTCTCCATCTTTGGAACGGCGACGGCGATTTGCCAGACCTCCTCCAATAACCCGGCCTCCGCAGCCCAATCGACCTCCCTCTCCAAGGCCGACATCTCCTTCCTGAAGGAGGCCTACCAGGGCGGTCTCTATGAGGTCGAAGTCGGCAAATATGCCGCCGCCAACGGAAAGGCTTCCGTGGTCCGGGACTTCGGGCAACAAATGGCGACCGACCACACGGCGTTGAACGACAAGCTCGCCGCCGTGGCGAGTAAAAACGGCGTCACCCTCGATACCGAGCCAACAGCCCTGACAACGACCAAGATCAAGACGGCAACCGTCCTCTCCGGCACCCCCTTCGACAAGACCTACGCCCGGATGGCGGTCCACGACCATAAGAGCGACATCAAGGCCTTCGAGAAGATCGCCGCCGAAACCTCGAATCCCGAGCTGAAGGCCGCCGTGAAGGACGCCCTCCCGACCCTCCGCCACCACCTGATGATGGCAAAGAGCGCCAAGGCGACCCTCGCCGCCTCGTAA
- a CDS encoding glycosyl hydrolase family 28 protein, with product MTSRTCEPPVPSLSGTVAKASPAPKPHLYPSSLRRSAVFRVRVGGIPLDVLHHEAAHHASFECGGPVEVEIEIEMTGSPQPGTFFIRPLVLGIETTLSERRLHFTLPEPRNLQIEVAGQPLLYLYARPFAPATPTGPDVRVFETGRVHEAGLIHLREGETCWIEPGAVVRGSIRAYHVDGVRIGGYGILDGGYWVERGDGERRKGIVLDHCTNARVDDILMLGPCQWMLVLGACTDVSVHGLRQIASEMSSDGIDIVGSRKIRISGCCLHNGDDNIAVKSLSNTSRPDERLPLSPAIKPWTGTVEDVVVSDSVFYNINGGSAMEIGYETTTEVIRDIHFRNIDVLAVHEFGSVFGIHNGDRACVENVTWDTIRIEHHFDTLIDIRTLKSRWNTDPVRGHVRNVAIRNVRALKSQHNDGYTVSIICGHDAAHPVTGVVFENFELGGRHVANADDLDLVTRHAHDIVFR from the coding sequence ATGACCAGTCGCACCTGCGAACCCCCGGTTCCCTCCCTCTCCGGGACCGTCGCCAAGGCCTCCCCGGCCCCGAAGCCCCATCTCTATCCGTCCTCCCTCCGGCGCTCCGCCGTCTTCCGCGTGCGGGTCGGCGGCATCCCCCTCGACGTCCTCCATCACGAGGCGGCCCACCACGCCTCCTTCGAGTGCGGCGGCCCCGTCGAAGTCGAAATCGAGATCGAGATGACCGGCTCCCCCCAGCCCGGCACCTTCTTCATCCGCCCCCTCGTCCTCGGGATCGAGACGACACTCTCCGAGCGCCGCCTCCACTTCACCCTTCCCGAACCCCGGAACCTCCAGATCGAGGTCGCCGGACAGCCCCTCCTCTATCTCTACGCCCGTCCCTTCGCCCCCGCGACGCCGACCGGGCCCGACGTCCGCGTCTTCGAGACGGGCCGCGTCCACGAGGCGGGGCTCATCCACCTCCGCGAGGGGGAGACTTGCTGGATCGAGCCCGGGGCCGTCGTCCGGGGAAGCATCCGGGCCTACCACGTCGACGGCGTCCGCATCGGCGGCTACGGCATCCTCGACGGCGGCTATTGGGTCGAGCGCGGCGACGGCGAGCGCCGCAAGGGCATCGTCCTCGACCATTGCACCAACGCCCGCGTCGACGACATCCTCATGCTCGGCCCCTGCCAATGGATGCTCGTCCTCGGGGCCTGCACCGACGTCTCCGTCCACGGCCTCCGGCAGATCGCCAGCGAGATGAGCTCCGACGGGATCGACATCGTCGGCTCCCGGAAGATCCGCATCTCCGGCTGCTGCCTCCACAACGGCGACGACAACATCGCCGTGAAGTCGCTCTCCAACACCTCGCGCCCCGACGAGCGCCTCCCCCTCAGCCCCGCCATCAAGCCCTGGACCGGGACGGTGGAGGACGTGGTCGTCTCCGACTCGGTCTTCTACAACATCAACGGTGGCTCCGCGATGGAGATCGGCTACGAGACGACGACCGAGGTGATCCGCGACATCCACTTCCGGAACATCGACGTCCTCGCCGTCCACGAGTTCGGCTCGGTCTTCGGCATCCACAACGGCGACCGCGCCTGCGTCGAGAACGTGACCTGGGACACGATCCGCATCGAGCACCACTTCGACACCCTGATCGACATCCGCACCCTGAAGTCGCGCTGGAACACCGATCCCGTCCGCGGCCACGTCCGCAACGTCGCCATCCGCAACGTCCGGGCGCTGAAGAGCCAGCACAACGACGGCTACACCGTGAGCATCATCTGCGGCCACGACGCGGCCCATCCCGTCACCGGGGTCGTCTTCGAGAACTTCGAGCTCGGCGGCCGGCACGTCGCCAACGCCGACGACCTCGACCTCGTCACCCGCCACGCCCACGACATCGTCTTCCGCTGA
- a CDS encoding sodium:solute symporter family protein: protein MPPLPPSAAIFHLGLVDYSILAVYIAVVIGVGFALHGKIRNAGDFLLSGRSVPVWVTGLAFLSANLGAQEVIGMAASGAKYGIMTSHFYWVGAIPAMVFLAVFMMPFYYGSKARSVPEYLKLRFDERTRALNSFTFALMTVISSGVSLHALASLLRLLLGWNYDVSIALSSVVVLLYVLKGGLTSAIYTEVMQFFLIVLGFAPLVYLGLRDLGGWEGMAARLPEAFTHSWRQMGTTENPMGVEWFTMVFGLGFVLSFGYWCTDFLVVQRAMAAHSMSAARRTPLVGAVPKMLFPFLVIVPGMIAVALATNAASGYAIPLNPEGRPDYNMVIPSLLLRYCPEGLLGLGLTALLASFMSGMAGNVTAFNTVWTYDIYQSRFGQGKDDAHFLRVGKAATLFGILASIGFAYLARSFNNIMDALQLVFAFVNAPLFATFLLGMFWKRTTGAGAFYGLLSGTVAAAVFHGLSLSAGGLPGIRGAWIAQAFSFPSEMAQNFWVAIVAWCACFTVTLGVSLATPRTKSDAELAGLVYSLTPKAYDTETCWHKKPAVLGILILLAALVLNLIFA from the coding sequence ATGCCTCCCCTCCCCCCTTCCGCCGCGATCTTCCATCTCGGCCTCGTCGATTACTCGATCCTCGCCGTCTACATCGCCGTCGTGATCGGCGTCGGCTTCGCCCTCCACGGGAAGATCCGGAACGCGGGGGACTTCCTCCTCTCGGGCCGGTCGGTCCCCGTCTGGGTCACCGGCCTCGCCTTCCTCTCGGCGAACCTCGGCGCGCAGGAGGTGATCGGCATGGCCGCCTCGGGGGCCAAGTACGGGATCATGACGAGCCACTTCTACTGGGTCGGCGCGATCCCGGCGATGGTCTTCCTCGCCGTCTTCATGATGCCCTTCTACTACGGCTCGAAGGCCCGCTCGGTCCCGGAGTACCTGAAGCTCCGCTTCGACGAGCGGACCCGGGCGCTGAACTCCTTCACCTTCGCCCTGATGACGGTGATCTCCTCCGGCGTCTCCCTCCACGCCCTCGCCTCGCTCCTCCGCCTCCTCCTCGGCTGGAACTACGACGTCTCGATCGCCCTCTCCTCCGTCGTCGTCCTCCTCTACGTCCTGAAGGGGGGCCTCACGAGCGCCATCTACACCGAGGTGATGCAGTTCTTCCTCATCGTCCTCGGCTTCGCGCCCCTGGTCTACCTCGGCCTCCGCGACCTCGGCGGCTGGGAGGGGATGGCGGCGCGGCTCCCGGAGGCCTTCACCCATTCCTGGCGGCAGATGGGGACGACGGAGAACCCCATGGGCGTCGAGTGGTTCACGATGGTCTTCGGCCTCGGCTTCGTCCTCTCGTTCGGCTACTGGTGCACCGACTTCCTCGTCGTCCAGCGGGCGATGGCGGCGCACTCGATGTCGGCGGCCCGCCGCACGCCCCTCGTCGGCGCGGTCCCGAAGATGCTCTTCCCCTTCCTCGTCATCGTCCCCGGGATGATCGCCGTGGCGCTGGCGACGAACGCGGCCTCCGGCTACGCGATCCCCCTCAACCCCGAGGGCCGTCCCGACTACAACATGGTGATCCCCTCCCTCCTCCTCCGCTACTGCCCCGAGGGGCTCCTCGGCCTCGGCCTCACGGCGCTGCTCGCCTCCTTCATGTCGGGGATGGCGGGGAACGTCACCGCCTTCAACACCGTCTGGACCTACGACATCTACCAATCCCGCTTCGGCCAGGGGAAGGACGACGCCCACTTCCTGCGGGTCGGCAAGGCGGCGACCCTCTTCGGCATCCTCGCCTCGATCGGCTTCGCCTACCTCGCCCGTTCCTTCAACAACATCATGGACGCGCTCCAGCTCGTCTTCGCCTTCGTCAACGCGCCGCTCTTCGCCACCTTCCTGCTCGGGATGTTCTGGAAGCGGACGACCGGGGCGGGAGCGTTCTACGGCCTCCTCTCCGGGACGGTGGCGGCGGCGGTCTTCCACGGCCTCTCCCTCTCCGCAGGCGGGCTGCCCGGCATCCGGGGCGCGTGGATCGCGCAGGCCTTCTCCTTCCCGTCGGAAATGGCGCAGAACTTCTGGGTCGCCATCGTCGCCTGGTGCGCCTGCTTCACCGTCACCCTCGGGGTCTCCCTCGCCACGCCGAGGACGAAGAGCGACGCCGAACTCGCCGGCCTCGTCTATTCCCTGACGCCGAAGGCCTACGACACCGAGACCTGCTGGCACAAGAAGCCTGCCGTCCTCGGCATCCTGATCCTCCTCGCCGCCCTCGTCCTCAACCTGATCTTTGCCTAA
- a CDS encoding substrate-binding domain-containing protein: protein MAFGTLVHEAETLLRNWLKEAKIGDGDRLPSERALAKTLGIRHYALNRAMARLVAEGLVSRQGYRLFGASQRPPAGAAPFTCHLVLAHRSIYLRSYRKTAKDLGIDLEVHSWETQEEAVALLHRLDDGKTQGVVFDPPFGYGIRYWEEAMARLVGNGIPAVCVGNPVDVCPSILGDYPRAVELAFEHLLEQGHREFALMCPPPWTASLTEIVTAWKNLCAQHGCAASAGRIQLPNNSLPLREDIADLVDRLAGEWNEVTALIDYTENDSNIPFLVEKLNARKKHLPRDLSLVSLRDAQILRTLTPPITVIEANFNLIQETAFRMVQRLARKRNDPGLPQGPFSIRIQPELILRGSTGPSRTAPPPSARDLPRLKKAPGATPAFLRSVQGPKDKAPRLEPCPDPNLETALLRPYEKIARVDASRFLELDLAPHMNRPLNFRRGWLGDLPLKNMAPGVRSIHGVPFRILGGPRRVDCGAVVFQSSVNTKGNAQELPTRLRVPIGAKVEAVYFLHGCGYARFLKPFATYSFLRGKKPVAEIALVPLGQPPADHPTGPVSPEFLRANIQDWWPDLPHFDFPEARMAPVNQSEAGEAVERHAYLYTLEWINPEPGKPIDYLDIAVNPAQSTTLGLLAVSALRTSVLKSR from the coding sequence ATGGCCTTCGGCACGCTCGTCCACGAGGCGGAAACCCTGCTCCGCAATTGGTTGAAGGAGGCGAAGATCGGCGACGGGGACCGCCTCCCCTCCGAACGCGCGCTGGCGAAGACCCTCGGCATCCGGCATTACGCGCTGAATCGCGCCATGGCCCGCCTCGTCGCGGAGGGCCTCGTCTCCCGCCAGGGCTACCGGCTCTTCGGCGCCTCGCAGCGGCCCCCGGCGGGCGCGGCCCCCTTCACGTGCCACCTGGTGCTCGCCCACCGCTCCATCTACCTCCGCAGCTACCGCAAGACGGCGAAGGACCTCGGCATCGACCTCGAGGTCCACAGCTGGGAGACGCAGGAGGAGGCCGTCGCCCTCCTCCACCGGCTCGACGACGGGAAGACGCAGGGCGTCGTCTTCGATCCCCCATTCGGCTACGGCATCCGCTACTGGGAGGAGGCGATGGCGCGGCTGGTCGGCAACGGCATCCCGGCCGTCTGCGTCGGCAATCCGGTCGACGTCTGCCCGTCGATCCTCGGGGACTATCCCCGCGCCGTCGAACTCGCCTTCGAGCACCTCCTGGAGCAGGGCCACCGGGAATTCGCCCTCATGTGCCCCCCGCCCTGGACCGCCTCCCTCACGGAGATCGTCACCGCCTGGAAGAACCTCTGCGCCCAGCACGGCTGCGCCGCATCGGCCGGGCGGATCCAGCTTCCGAACAACTCCCTCCCCCTCCGCGAGGACATCGCCGACCTCGTCGACCGCCTCGCCGGGGAATGGAACGAGGTGACCGCGCTGATCGACTACACCGAGAACGACTCGAACATCCCCTTCCTCGTCGAGAAACTGAACGCGCGCAAGAAGCACCTGCCCCGCGACCTCTCCCTCGTCTCCCTGCGGGACGCCCAGATCCTCCGCACCCTCACCCCGCCGATCACCGTCATCGAGGCCAACTTCAACCTCATCCAGGAGACCGCCTTCCGGATGGTGCAGCGGCTCGCCCGGAAGCGGAACGATCCCGGCCTGCCCCAGGGCCCCTTCAGCATCCGCATCCAGCCGGAGCTGATCCTGCGCGGCTCCACCGGCCCCAGCCGGACGGCCCCGCCCCCGTCGGCCCGGGACCTCCCCCGCCTGAAGAAAGCTCCCGGCGCCACGCCCGCCTTCCTCCGCTCGGTCCAGGGGCCGAAGGACAAGGCCCCCCGCCTCGAACCGTGCCCCGATCCGAACCTGGAGACGGCGCTCCTCCGGCCCTACGAGAAGATCGCGCGGGTCGACGCCTCGCGCTTCCTGGAGCTCGACCTCGCCCCCCACATGAACCGGCCGCTCAACTTCCGGCGCGGCTGGCTCGGAGACCTTCCGCTCAAGAACATGGCCCCCGGCGTCCGCTCGATCCACGGGGTCCCCTTCCGCATCCTCGGCGGGCCGCGTCGCGTCGATTGCGGGGCCGTCGTCTTCCAGTCGAGCGTCAACACGAAGGGAAACGCGCAGGAACTCCCCACCCGCCTCCGCGTCCCGATCGGGGCGAAGGTCGAGGCCGTCTACTTCCTTCACGGGTGCGGCTACGCCCGGTTCCTGAAACCGTTCGCCACGTACAGTTTCCTTCGCGGGAAGAAGCCCGTCGCCGAGATCGCCCTCGTCCCCCTCGGCCAGCCCCCCGCCGATCACCCGACCGGCCCGGTCTCGCCCGAGTTCCTGCGGGCGAACATCCAGGACTGGTGGCCCGACCTTCCCCACTTCGACTTCCCCGAGGCCCGCATGGCCCCGGTCAACCAAAGCGAAGCGGGGGAAGCGGTCGAGCGGCACGCCTATCTCTACACCCTCGAATGGATCAACCCGGAACCGGGCAAGCCGATCGACTACCTCGACATCGCGGTCAATCCGGCCCAATCGACGACGCTCGGCCTCCTCGCCGTCTCGGCCCTCCGGACCTCCGTCCTTAAAAGCCGCTGA
- a CDS encoding DUF1003 domain-containing protein, producing the protein MERESSRIRTPGQRIADAIASGVGSWPFILIQSGLYAVYIVLNVVGYMRHWDPYPFVLLNLFLSFQAAYTGPILMMSQNRQSRLAERRNHLDLQINMMAERESTETLRLLRQLCQKHGIDPGDSDECSLLEQKIEPEKMLRQIEQAEQAQPPEPRRSQS; encoded by the coding sequence ATGGAGCGGGAATCAAGCCGCATCCGCACCCCCGGCCAGCGGATCGCCGACGCCATCGCCTCGGGGGTCGGCAGTTGGCCCTTCATCCTGATCCAGAGCGGCCTCTACGCGGTCTACATCGTCCTGAACGTCGTCGGTTACATGCGGCATTGGGACCCCTATCCGTTCGTCCTCCTGAACCTCTTCCTCAGCTTCCAGGCCGCCTACACCGGGCCGATCCTGATGATGAGCCAGAACCGCCAGTCCCGCCTCGCCGAACGCCGGAACCACCTCGATCTCCAGATCAACATGATGGCCGAGCGCGAATCGACCGAGACCCTCCGCCTCCTCCGGCAGCTCTGCCAGAAGCACGGCATCGACCCCGGAGACTCCGATGAATGCTCCCTCCTCGAGCAAAAGATCGAGCCCGAGAAAATGCTCCGCCAGATCGAGCAGGCCGAACAGGCCCAGCCGCCCGAGCCCCGCCGCTCCCAGAGCTAG